From Gemmatimonadota bacterium, one genomic window encodes:
- a CDS encoding prolyl oligopeptidase family serine peptidase yields MLSRAPRRRRLPSLSAVILVALAPFMVPVSVQAQSATEKRTLEIADYAQWRTISGSKISDDGRWVAWAYSRVRGDDTLHVEALDSDAAHVIASASDPELSDDGAWIAYFIAPPFLEAEKLLREGETVTRQAGLLELATGASFTWDDASSFGFSEGSSHFFVKKRKTNEEAEHDGTDLILRNLREGFEELIGSVGEAEFNDGGTHLAFTVDAEDKDGNGLYLVDLATGSRRGLDNAKERYARLTWSEEGDALAVLRGEKPEQKVERENVLIAFRHVANRPPTRIDIDATGNGGLGDGVVLSEKGSLVWNEDATMLFVATKRQDDELEDWPEDDLPLADVNIWHWADDRIQSQQEQAASRDRDRTYVAAVNLERGTVVPLADERMRTVEITRDGRWAIGRDETAYISDWRPELADLYRLDLRTGERVTVLEGQLRTLGLSPDSRHYLYWKDGDFWDYRIVDDEHVNLTGSAPVDFTNQEYDRFGEKPPHGVAGWTADGDGVVLYDRYDIWLQPLDGSSATNLTGGRGAADEMRLRYIRTDPDARTIDLGEPLLIDAYGQWTKKEGFFELDGDDLEQLTWEDRRFDTPRKAADAERYLFTAQTFQEYPDLYVSGNDFADRTRVTDANPQQDEFLWGHRILFDYTNDDGVPLQGTLAIPDDYEPGQKLPMLVRFYEKYSQDLHLYPTPTFRHSPNFAGYVSNGYLVMQPDVHFRIGSSHSDMLESVEAAVRKVIEMGYADPDALGLSGHSYSGGGSAYIATRSEMFSAIAHGAAPINLVSEFNQLFVGSGRNNHSYDIYGQGRYATNPYDDFQRYWDQSPISGVQSMDTPVLYLHGEADPTVNWEQGLEWYNALRFLGKPIIWLSYPDEGHGLRKLQNRVDFQHRLRQFFEHHLKGEPAAGWMTDGVPYLDKERRMREFAPRIFRSDSTRIISEPQEPQGPHERQGPQGPQGPKGPKRHTQ; encoded by the coding sequence ATGCTCTCTCGCGCACCGCGCCGCCGCCGGCTGCCCTCCCTGTCAGCCGTTATCTTGGTCGCTCTGGCACCATTCATGGTGCCGGTTTCCGTTCAGGCACAGTCCGCCACGGAGAAAAGAACGCTGGAGATCGCCGACTACGCGCAGTGGCGTACGATCTCGGGTTCGAAGATCTCGGACGACGGCCGGTGGGTCGCGTGGGCGTACTCGCGCGTGCGGGGCGACGACACGCTGCACGTCGAGGCGCTCGACTCGGATGCCGCGCACGTGATCGCGTCGGCGTCAGACCCGGAGTTGTCGGACGACGGGGCGTGGATCGCGTACTTCATTGCGCCGCCGTTTCTCGAAGCGGAGAAGTTGCTCCGTGAGGGAGAAACCGTAACGCGGCAGGCCGGCCTGCTCGAGCTCGCGACGGGCGCAAGCTTCACCTGGGACGACGCTTCCTCCTTCGGCTTCTCCGAAGGCTCGAGCCACTTCTTTGTGAAGAAGAGGAAGACGAACGAAGAGGCGGAGCACGACGGCACCGACCTCATCCTCCGCAACCTTCGCGAAGGATTCGAGGAGCTGATCGGCAGCGTCGGAGAAGCCGAGTTCAACGATGGCGGGACTCACCTCGCCTTCACCGTGGACGCTGAGGACAAGGACGGGAATGGTCTGTACCTGGTCGATCTCGCCACGGGCTCCCGTAGGGGACTCGACAACGCCAAGGAGCGGTACGCCCGGCTGACGTGGTCCGAGGAGGGTGACGCGCTCGCCGTCCTCCGCGGCGAAAAGCCGGAGCAGAAGGTCGAGCGCGAGAATGTACTGATCGCGTTCAGGCACGTGGCGAACCGCCCGCCAACGCGGATCGATATCGACGCGACGGGCAATGGCGGCCTCGGCGACGGAGTAGTCTTGAGTGAGAAGGGCAGCCTCGTCTGGAACGAAGACGCCACCATGCTCTTCGTCGCGACCAAGCGACAGGACGACGAACTGGAGGACTGGCCGGAAGACGACCTGCCGTTGGCGGACGTCAACATCTGGCACTGGGCCGACGACCGGATTCAGTCCCAACAGGAGCAGGCTGCATCGCGGGACCGGGACCGGACGTACGTCGCGGCGGTGAACTTGGAGCGCGGTACAGTCGTCCCGCTCGCCGATGAGCGCATGCGCACCGTGGAGATCACGCGGGACGGGCGTTGGGCGATCGGTCGGGACGAGACCGCGTACATCTCCGATTGGCGGCCCGAGCTGGCCGACCTCTACCGCCTGGATCTGCGGACGGGGGAGCGAGTGACCGTCCTCGAGGGCCAGCTACGCACGCTCGGGCTGTCCCCGGATAGCAGGCACTATCTCTACTGGAAGGACGGCGACTTTTGGGACTACCGGATCGTGGACGACGAACACGTGAACCTCACCGGTTCCGCTCCGGTGGACTTCACCAACCAGGAGTACGACCGTTTCGGGGAAAAGCCTCCGCACGGTGTCGCCGGCTGGACCGCGGACGGTGACGGAGTCGTGCTGTATGATCGCTACGACATCTGGCTCCAGCCGCTCGACGGAAGCAGCGCGACGAACCTGACGGGCGGCCGCGGAGCCGCGGACGAAATGCGACTCCGCTACATCCGCACCGATCCCGATGCCCGTACGATCGACCTCGGCGAGCCGCTGTTGATCGACGCGTATGGGCAGTGGACGAAGAAAGAAGGCTTCTTCGAGTTGGACGGCGACGACCTCGAGCAGCTTACGTGGGAGGACCGCCGCTTCGATACGCCGAGAAAGGCCGCTGACGCCGAACGGTATCTGTTCACAGCCCAGACCTTCCAGGAGTATCCGGACCTGTACGTGAGCGGAAACGATTTCGCGGACCGGACGCGGGTCACGGACGCGAACCCGCAGCAGGACGAGTTCCTGTGGGGTCATCGCATCCTGTTCGACTACACGAACGACGACGGCGTGCCACTTCAGGGTACGCTCGCCATCCCGGACGACTACGAACCGGGCCAAAAGCTGCCGATGCTCGTGCGTTTCTACGAGAAGTACTCCCAGGATCTGCACCTGTACCCAACGCCCACCTTCCGACATTCGCCGAACTTCGCGGGCTACGTGAGCAACGGGTATCTCGTCATGCAGCCGGACGTGCACTTCCGGATCGGCAGCTCTCACAGCGACATGCTCGAGTCGGTCGAGGCGGCAGTGCGGAAGGTGATCGAGATGGGGTACGCGGACCCCGACGCCCTGGGCCTCAGCGGTCATTCGTACAGCGGGGGAGGCAGCGCCTACATCGCGACCCGGTCAGAGATGTTTTCGGCGATCGCACACGGAGCGGCCCCGATCAACCTCGTGAGCGAGTTCAACCAACTCTTCGTGGGTAGCGGTCGGAACAACCATTCGTACGACATCTACGGTCAGGGCCGGTACGCGACGAACCCGTACGACGACTTCCAGCGGTACTGGGATCAGTCCCCGATCTCCGGCGTCCAGAGCATGGACACGCCGGTCCTCTACCTGCACGGCGAGGCGGACCCGACCGTGAATTGGGAACAGGGGCTCGAGTGGTACAATGCGCTTCGCTTCCTCGGGAAGCCGATCATCTGGCTCTCCTATCCCGACGAGGGGCACGGTCTGCGCAAGCTCCAGAATCGCGTCGACTTCCAGCACCGACTGCGCCAGTTCTTCGAACACCACCTCAAGGGTGAGCCCGCCGCGGGTTGGATGACCGACGGCGTACCGTATCTGGACAAGGAGCGGCGCATGAGGGAGTTCGCGCCTCGAATCTTCCGGTCGGACAGCACCCGCATCATCAGTGAGCCACAGGAGCCACAGGGGCCACACGAGCGACAGGGGCCACAGGGGCCACAGGGGCCAAAGGGGCCAAAGCGGCACACCCAGTGA
- a CDS encoding nuclear transport factor 2 family protein: protein MRITRCALAVLAIVALGHAAPPLQAQDTRAVTEVIEAFHAALVAGDSTKALSLLADDVVILESGGVEDKNQYRNGHISGDMRFSQAVPRERGEIDVRVVGDVAWASSTSVSQGRMGDREINSQGAELVVLARDGASWKITAIHWSSRTRRE from the coding sequence ATGAGGATCACACGCTGTGCCCTGGCAGTGCTGGCGATCGTGGCGCTTGGCCATGCGGCTCCCCCGCTGCAGGCGCAGGACACTCGAGCGGTAACCGAAGTGATCGAGGCGTTCCACGCAGCGCTGGTCGCGGGTGACTCGACCAAGGCGTTGTCCCTACTCGCCGACGACGTCGTGATTCTCGAGAGCGGCGGGGTGGAGGACAAGAACCAATACCGGAACGGTCACATCTCGGGTGACATGCGCTTTTCGCAAGCGGTTCCGCGGGAGCGTGGCGAGATCGACGTTCGCGTCGTCGGCGATGTCGCCTGGGCGTCGTCGACCAGCGTCAGCCAGGGCCGCATGGGCGATCGGGAGATCAATTCTCAGGGAGCCGAGCTGGTGGTTCTGGCCAGGGATGGAGCGTCGTGGAAGATCACGGCAATCCATTGGTCGTCCAGGACGCGTCGCGAATAG
- a CDS encoding CopG family transcriptional regulator encodes MTSLIRIQVQVTAPQADFLRALGAEEGRSLADLVREAVDGLIQEYQGIDPETRRASALGVVGHFRSGLCDVAAEHDRYLGDAFEA; translated from the coding sequence ATGACATCACTCATCCGGATTCAGGTCCAGGTCACGGCGCCGCAGGCCGACTTCCTCAGGGCGCTCGGCGCGGAAGAAGGGCGGTCGCTGGCAGACCTCGTGCGCGAAGCGGTCGACGGCCTGATTCAGGAATACCAGGGAATCGACCCGGAGACCCGCCGGGCGAGCGCGCTCGGCGTCGTGGGGCACTTTCGCTCCGGCCTTTGCGACGTAGCCGCGGAGCACGATCGGTATCTGGGAGACGCGTTCGAGGCATGA
- a CDS encoding aminopeptidase P N-terminal domain-containing protein, which yields MRRLATTTLFLGTITLPATLSAQEFDAPVRYDQDYLSADFHRGRRAAVMAQLPGNSLVVLFGAPVRNRNGDMNYEYRQSSDFLYLTGSEEPGSALIMAPGGLEVDGQRVHEILFVPPRDPAREVWDGRRFGAERAMQRLGVQLALDATRFGEVLVPLLRTGQHRVYHLAFPDGVPERSPLHDQLAAFIDNVDPEALAGGGTGDAKPLRGLLDELRAIKSAEEMTALRRAIDITVEAHREVMQQVKAGWAEYEIEALVEYTFKRNGSEQPGFNSIIGSGENSTILHYMTNRRVTEAGDVVVIDIGAEVHGYSADITRTIPVSGTYSPEQRTIYELVYRAQEAGIQATRAGNAFLASNREASRVLAEGLAELGLISSAADQRGLRRFFTHGTSHYLGLDVHDVGSYGPLRPGEVVTIEPGIYIPAAEDIDPKWWNIGIRIEDDVLVTDGDPVILSAAAPRQIDEVEALMRTIS from the coding sequence ATGCGACGTCTCGCCACGACTACGCTTTTCCTCGGTACGATCACGCTGCCGGCTACGCTGTCGGCGCAAGAGTTCGACGCCCCCGTCCGTTACGACCAGGACTACCTGAGCGCCGACTTTCATCGCGGTCGCCGTGCCGCAGTGATGGCGCAGCTCCCAGGCAACTCGCTCGTCGTGCTCTTCGGGGCGCCCGTGCGGAATCGCAACGGCGACATGAACTACGAGTACCGTCAGTCGAGCGATTTCCTCTACCTCACCGGAAGCGAGGAGCCTGGCTCTGCGTTGATCATGGCACCGGGGGGGCTGGAAGTGGACGGCCAGCGCGTGCACGAGATCCTGTTCGTGCCGCCGCGCGATCCCGCACGCGAGGTATGGGATGGACGCCGATTCGGTGCAGAACGAGCTATGCAGCGGCTCGGAGTGCAGCTCGCGCTCGATGCGACGCGCTTCGGCGAGGTCTTGGTGCCTTTGCTGCGGACTGGGCAGCACCGTGTTTACCACCTCGCTTTCCCCGACGGGGTCCCTGAACGATCGCCGCTGCATGACCAGCTAGCCGCGTTCATCGACAACGTGGACCCAGAGGCGCTAGCCGGGGGCGGTACCGGTGATGCCAAGCCGCTCCGAGGACTCCTGGACGAACTGCGTGCGATCAAGTCCGCTGAGGAGATGACCGCGCTACGGCGCGCGATCGACATCACCGTCGAGGCGCACCGCGAGGTCATGCAGCAGGTGAAGGCAGGGTGGGCCGAGTACGAGATCGAGGCGCTCGTCGAATACACGTTCAAACGCAACGGCTCCGAGCAGCCCGGCTTCAACAGCATCATCGGCAGCGGCGAGAACTCGACCATCTTGCACTACATGACGAACCGGCGGGTCACCGAGGCGGGTGATGTGGTCGTCATCGATATCGGAGCTGAAGTCCACGGTTACTCGGCCGACATCACACGCACGATTCCAGTGAGCGGCACCTATTCACCCGAGCAGCGCACGATCTACGAGCTCGTCTACCGCGCTCAGGAAGCCGGCATCCAAGCAACACGGGCCGGCAACGCGTTCTTGGCCTCGAACAGGGAGGCATCGCGCGTGCTGGCAGAAGGGCTGGCGGAGCTCGGACTGATCTCGAGCGCCGCCGACCAGCGCGGGTTGCGTCGCTTCTTCACGCACGGGACCAGCCACTACCTCGGACTCGACGTTCACGACGTGGGTAGCTACGGACCGCTCCGCCCCGGCGAGGTCGTCACGATCGAACCGGGCATCTACATCCCTGCCGCCGAGGACATCGACCCGAAGTGGTGGAACATCGGCATTCGCATCGAAGACGATGTGCTCGTCACCGATGGGGATCCGGTGATCTTGTCGGCGGCGGCGCCTCGGCAGATCGATGAGGTTGAGGCTCTCATGCGGACGATTTCCTAG
- the ychF gene encoding redox-regulated ATPase YchF, whose translation MKIGLVGFAGSGKTTVFNTMTGQDVPVGHGGGVRLGMVRVPDERIDRLSQIFSPRKTTFAEMSFCDVPGEHGAAKRGLSPRGLQQIRDQEALCLVLRDFDNPALEDEPDPLGDLEAFHSECIFADHEIVEKRLDRARKERIDQLEIAAFEIMLSALESERALRSIPEAELDRKYLKGFGLLSDRPLLITLNRAEDRAAEPMPEDLAKRIEELQAAGLTLSASVEADIASMDGEDQAHFLSDLGLSESAIARFIRAAYGLLDLISFFTVSEDEVRAWTIRRGTKARPAAGKIHSDLERGFIRAEVTPYELFMEYGSEAAVKDAGKLQVEGKEYVVSDGDIMHVRFNV comes from the coding sequence ATGAAGATCGGTCTCGTCGGCTTCGCCGGTTCGGGGAAGACCACTGTTTTCAATACGATGACGGGGCAAGATGTCCCGGTCGGACATGGTGGCGGAGTCCGCCTCGGCATGGTTCGCGTGCCGGACGAGCGCATCGACCGGCTCTCGCAGATCTTCTCGCCGAGGAAGACCACGTTCGCGGAGATGAGCTTCTGCGACGTGCCGGGCGAACACGGTGCGGCCAAGAGGGGACTCTCGCCGCGAGGCCTCCAGCAGATCCGTGATCAGGAAGCGCTGTGCCTCGTGCTGCGCGACTTCGACAACCCGGCGCTGGAGGACGAGCCCGACCCGCTCGGCGATCTCGAGGCTTTCCACTCGGAATGCATTTTCGCCGACCACGAGATCGTCGAGAAACGGCTGGATCGCGCCCGCAAAGAGCGAATTGATCAGCTCGAGATCGCTGCGTTCGAGATCATGCTGTCCGCGCTCGAGAGCGAGCGAGCGCTCCGGTCGATCCCGGAGGCCGAGCTCGACCGGAAGTATCTCAAAGGCTTCGGGCTGCTGTCCGACCGCCCTCTGCTGATCACGCTGAACCGCGCCGAAGACCGAGCCGCCGAGCCGATGCCCGAAGATCTGGCCAAACGCATCGAGGAGTTGCAGGCGGCTGGGCTGACTCTTTCCGCAAGTGTCGAAGCGGATATCGCGAGCATGGATGGCGAAGACCAGGCCCACTTCCTTTCCGATCTGGGGCTTTCCGAGTCCGCGATCGCGCGCTTCATCCGTGCCGCCTACGGCCTGCTCGACCTCATCTCCTTCTTCACGGTCAGCGAGGACGAGGTCCGCGCCTGGACGATCCGACGCGGCACGAAAGCGCGCCCTGCCGCCGGGAAGATCCACTCCGACCTGGAGCGTGGCTTCATACGCGCCGAGGTCACGCCATACGAGCTGTTCATGGAGTACGGCTCGGAGGCCGCCGTGAAGGACGCCGGCAAGCTCCAGGTGGAGGGCAAGGAGTACGTCGTGTCGGACGGAGATATCATGCACGTCCGCTTCAACGTGTAG
- a CDS encoding aminotransferase class I/II-fold pyridoxal phosphate-dependent enzyme — protein sequence MDRRGFVGTGMAAGLVGVSGTAASLTALLEHTPGWGPGKTLPDGSVKLSSNENALGLSESARQAVIDAIPHANRYPSDYTPALLQELAKYMDVKEENLVLGSGSTEILQMAVQAYQGPNVPLVIAEPTFEDVPRYQRPLSFNLVAVPLTGSHEHDVGRMREHAEGSRRPSIVYFCNPNNPTGTITASRDIDAWIADAPKTTMFLMDEAYFDYVDNPSYWSALKWIDTHPNVIVVRTFSKIFGMAGLRVGYAVAHPDTITRLTEFVAKNSPNVLATAAGIASLRDEAHTARSLELNEASKKIVQATCDELGLECLPSDANFTMHRINGDLDTYISRMADAGVRVGRPFPPMLEWSRISFGLPEEQDRWAETLKGFRAKGWV from the coding sequence ATGGATCGTCGAGGCTTCGTAGGCACAGGCATGGCAGCCGGACTCGTCGGCGTCAGCGGCACCGCCGCCTCCCTCACGGCCCTACTGGAACACACCCCCGGCTGGGGCCCCGGCAAGACGCTACCCGACGGGTCGGTAAAGCTCAGCTCTAATGAGAACGCGCTCGGCCTCTCCGAGTCCGCCCGGCAGGCGGTCATCGACGCGATCCCGCACGCGAATCGGTACCCTTCCGACTATACCCCTGCGCTGTTGCAAGAGCTGGCGAAGTACATGGACGTGAAGGAAGAAAACCTCGTGCTGGGATCGGGCTCGACCGAGATCCTCCAGATGGCGGTGCAAGCGTACCAGGGGCCGAACGTTCCGCTCGTAATCGCGGAGCCGACGTTCGAGGACGTGCCCCGCTATCAGCGCCCGCTGTCGTTCAACCTCGTCGCGGTACCCCTGACCGGTAGCCACGAGCACGACGTCGGTCGCATGCGAGAGCATGCCGAGGGGTCTCGCCGGCCGTCGATCGTGTACTTCTGCAACCCGAACAACCCGACAGGGACGATCACTGCGTCGCGCGATATCGACGCGTGGATCGCCGACGCGCCCAAGACGACGATGTTCTTGATGGACGAGGCTTATTTCGACTACGTCGACAACCCCTCCTATTGGTCAGCACTCAAGTGGATCGACACACACCCCAACGTGATCGTCGTCCGCACCTTCTCGAAGATCTTCGGGATGGCCGGCCTGCGCGTCGGGTACGCCGTGGCACACCCGGACACGATCACCCGCCTGACGGAGTTCGTAGCAAAGAACAGTCCGAACGTGCTCGCGACCGCGGCAGGCATCGCGTCTTTGAGGGACGAAGCCCACACGGCGCGCAGTCTGGAGCTCAACGAAGCGTCCAAGAAGATCGTGCAAGCCACGTGCGACGAGCTCGGGCTCGAGTGCCTGCCTAGCGACGCGAACTTCACCATGCACCGCATCAACGGGGACCTCGACACGTATATCAGCCGGATGGCCGACGCCGGGGTTCGTGTGGGTCGCCCGTTCCCGCCCATGCTCGAGTGGAGCAGGATCTCGTTCGGCCTGCCGGAGGAGCAGGACCGTTGGGCGGAGACGCTCAAGGGGTTCCGGGCGAAGGGCTGGGTCTAG
- a CDS encoding PIN domain-containing protein, translated as MKVFVDTSAFFAILDADDAMHATAAAYLTSALESRTRLITSNYVVVETSALTRSRLGAEAFRAFTEKLLPVAKIEWVTPQQHSAATSAALLVGNAGPSLVDCTSFEVMRALGIGTAFAHHRHFSQAGFESAKVG; from the coding sequence ATGAAGGTGTTCGTCGATACCTCGGCTTTCTTCGCGATCCTCGATGCGGACGATGCGATGCACGCGACCGCGGCCGCGTACCTCACCAGCGCACTGGAGTCTCGCACGCGATTGATCACGAGCAACTACGTGGTCGTCGAAACGTCCGCGCTGACTCGGAGCCGCCTCGGCGCTGAGGCGTTTCGCGCGTTCACCGAGAAGCTGCTACCCGTCGCGAAGATCGAGTGGGTCACGCCCCAGCAGCACTCAGCGGCGACGTCGGCCGCCCTATTGGTAGGGAACGCCGGACCCAGCCTGGTGGACTGCACCAGCTTCGAGGTGATGCGCGCACTCGGGATCGGGACCGCGTTCGCGCACCATCGGCACTTCTCACAAGCCGGATTCGAGTCCGCAAAGGTGGGCTGA